The genomic stretch GGCCAGGGGAGGCACACCGATCGCGGCGTGCAGGTGCTGGCGCAGCGAGGCCGTGGTGCCGAAACCCGCCAGCTCGGCGACCCGTTCGACGGGCGCATCGGTCGACTCCAGCAGACGGCGGGCCAGCGCGACCCGCTGCAGGACCAGCCAGCGGGTGGCCGACATCCCCGTCTCCTCGCGGAAGCGCCGCGTGAACGTGCGCACGCTCATCCGCGCGTGCGCGGCGAGATCCGCGAGGACCAGCGGCTCGTGCAGCCGCTCCAGGGCCCACGCGCGCGTCGCGGCCGTGCCCGAGTCGCCGGGGTCGGGCACCGGCCGCTCGATGAACTGCGACTGCCCGCCCTCCCGCCAGGGGGCCACGACGCTGCGACGGGCCACCCGGCCGGCGACCTCGCTGCCGTGGTCGCGCCGCAGCAGGTGGAGCAGGAGGTCGATGCCGGCCGCGTTGCCGGCCGAGGTGAGCACGTCGCCGTCGTCGACGAAGAGGACGTCGGGATCGAGGTGCACGCCCGGGAAGAGCCGGGCGAACGCCGGGCTGTGCACCCAGTGCGTGGTGGCCGGACGGCCGTCGAGCAGGCCGGCCGCGGCGAGGACGAACGCGCCGGTGCAGATCGACACCATGCGGGCACGCGTGGCCGTCCGGCGCAGGAGGCCCGTCAGCTCCTGGGGGAGCGTTCCGTCGGTCATCGCGGAGGTGCCGTATATGCCCGGGATGATGACCGTCTGCGCCGCGTCGAGGATCGACGCATCGTGCTCGGGCAGCACGGCGTAGCCGGCCGAGGTGCGCACGGGACCCCCGTCGAGGCTGGCCACCCGCACGCGGTAGAGCCGGCGACCCTCGGCGTCCACGGCTCCGCCGAGGAACTGGTGCGGCAGGCCGATCTCGTAGGCCATCGCCTCGGGCAGGGCGAGGACGGCCACCTCGTGCCGCTCGACAGATCCCGAGGCCATGGCCGGATCCTTGCACATGTTGGCCGCCGGGCCACTCGTTGCGCCGGCGAAGGGTCGGCCATGCTCGGCGGCGTGACCACCGCCGCCCCGACGCGCACCCATCGGATCCACCCTGCGTGGTGGGTGGCCGCCGTGACGTTCCTGGCGCTCGTCGGGGCCGCCGCCTTCCGCGCCGTCCCGGGTGTGCTGATCCACCCGCTGCGCGACGAGTTCGGCTGGTCGGTCTCGACGATCTCGGCGGCGGTCGCGGTCAACATGGCGCTTTACGGGCTGACCGCGCCGTTCGCCGCGGCCCTCATGGAGCGCTTCGGCATCCGCCGGGTCGTCGTCGGCGCGCTGCTGCTGACCGCCCTGGGCAGCGGGCTGACCGTCTTCATGACGGCGAGCTGGCAGCTGGTCCTGCTGTGGGGCTTCGCCGTCGGCCTCGGCACGGGCTCGATGGCGCTCTCGCTGGTGGCCACGGTGACCGGACGCTGGTTCGTGGCCCGCCGGGGGCTGGTGTCCGGCATCCTCACCGCAGGCGGAGCGACCGGGCAGCTGGTCTTCCTGCCGCTGGTCGCCTGGGCCGACACGCACTGGGGCTGGCGATCGGCCTCGCTGGGCACGACTGCGGCCGCGCTGGCCGTCGTGCCGCTGGTGCTGTGGCTGCTCCGCGATCGGCCGAGCGACGTGGGCGTCGTGCCGTACGGCGGGACGGCGACCGACGACCGCATCTCGACGGACAGGGATCCGGTGCGCACCGGCGCGGCGCGCACCGCCGTCCGAGGAATGGTCGAGGCGTCGCGCAGCCGGCCGTTCTGGCTGCTCGCCGCCGGCTTCTTCATCTGCGGCCTGTCGACCAACGGCCTCGTCCAGCCGCACTTCATCCCGGCGGCGCACGACCACGGCATGCCGGTGACCACCGCCGCGGGGCTGCTGGCCGTGGTCGGCGTCTTCGACATCGCGGGCACGATCTTCTCCGGCTGGCTTACCGACCGGGTCGACCCGCGGGTGCTCCTGCTGGCCTACTACGGGCTACGCGGGCTGTCGCTGTTCGCGCTGCCGACCCTCTTCGGGCCCGACCTGCACGTCAGCATGATCGCGTTCATCGTCTTCTACGGCCTCGACTGGGTCGCCACGGTGCCGCCCACGCTGGCGCTGTGCCGCGAGCACTTCGGCGCACGGGCCCCGGTGGTCTTCGGCTGGGTCTTCGCCTCGCACCAGTTGGGCTCGGCCTTCGCGGCGTTCGGTGGCGGCGTCATCCGCGACGTCACCGGCTCCTACGACCTGGCGTGGTTCCTCGCCGGCGGCCTGTGCATGGTGGCGGCGGCCGCGTCGATCTCCATCCGCCGCAACCTGCCGCCCCCGGCCGAAACCCTGCTGCCGACGAACCCCGAGGAGGCGGCGGCCGCCCAGTCCCACGGCTGACCCAGCTTTCTGTACAGAAAGCTGCGGTGGGACCGGCAGCTTTCTGTACAGAAAGCGGGTTCAGTCGGCGGCGGCCAGGGCGGGGTCGACGGTGCGACCCAGGATCAGGTCCGCGGCCCGCTCGGCGATCATGATCGTCGGCGCGTTCGTGTTGCCCCGCACGAGCGTGGGCATCACCGAGGCGTCGGCGACCCGCAGCCCCTCGATCCCGCGCACCCGCAGCTCGGAGTCGACGACGGCCTGCTCGTCGGTGCCCATGCGGCACGACGAGACCGGGTGGTAGAGCGACTCGAGGGTGTCGCGCACGGAGGCGCGCAGCGCGTCCCGGCCCTGCACCGACGGCCCGGGCGACCACTCGTCGGCGAGCACCGAGGTGATCGGCCCGACCGAGGCGATCTCCCGCGCCTTCTCCACGCCCGTGACCAGGGCCTCGAGGTCGCGCTCGTCGGTGAGGTAGCCGGCGTCGATCGCCGGCGCCCACGTCGGGTCGGCCGACCGCAGCCGCACCGAGCCACGGGAGTGCACCCGCACCAGGACGACGAGCGTGCTGAACGCCTCGACGTCCGGATC from Blastococcus sp. PRF04-17 encodes the following:
- a CDS encoding GlxA family transcriptional regulator, producing MASGSVERHEVAVLALPEAMAYEIGLPHQFLGGAVDAEGRRLYRVRVASLDGGPVRTSAGYAVLPEHDASILDAAQTVIIPGIYGTSAMTDGTLPQELTGLLRRTATRARMVSICTGAFVLAAAGLLDGRPATTHWVHSPAFARLFPGVHLDPDVLFVDDGDVLTSAGNAAGIDLLLHLLRRDHGSEVAGRVARRSVVAPWREGGQSQFIERPVPDPGDSGTAATRAWALERLHEPLVLADLAAHARMSVRTFTRRFREETGMSATRWLVLQRVALARRLLESTDAPVERVAELAGFGTTASLRQHLHAAIGVPPLAYRRSFRGPVAHPM
- a CDS encoding MFS transporter, with the protein product MTTAAPTRTHRIHPAWWVAAVTFLALVGAAAFRAVPGVLIHPLRDEFGWSVSTISAAVAVNMALYGLTAPFAAALMERFGIRRVVVGALLLTALGSGLTVFMTASWQLVLLWGFAVGLGTGSMALSLVATVTGRWFVARRGLVSGILTAGGATGQLVFLPLVAWADTHWGWRSASLGTTAAALAVVPLVLWLLRDRPSDVGVVPYGGTATDDRISTDRDPVRTGAARTAVRGMVEASRSRPFWLLAAGFFICGLSTNGLVQPHFIPAAHDHGMPVTTAAGLLAVVGVFDIAGTIFSGWLTDRVDPRVLLLAYYGLRGLSLFALPTLFGPDLHVSMIAFIVFYGLDWVATVPPTLALCREHFGARAPVVFGWVFASHQLGSAFAAFGGGVIRDVTGSYDLAWFLAGGLCMVAAAASISIRRNLPPPAETLLPTNPEEAAAAQSHG